Proteins from a single region of Electrophorus electricus isolate fEleEle1 chromosome 5, fEleEle1.pri, whole genome shotgun sequence:
- the rundc3b gene encoding LOW QUALITY PROTEIN: RUN domain-containing protein 3B (The sequence of the model RefSeq protein was modified relative to this genomic sequence to represent the inferred CDS: deleted 1 base in 1 codon), whose amino-acid sequence MASLSLGLSGARKKAAARNGAVERRNLIMVCRFSVKTLIDRSCFETIDDTSPEFINFVSILEQILSHRLKGQISWFGYESPRSFWDYVRVACGKVSHSCIHSIESMENARSSRAKGRAWIRVALMEKRLSEYISSALRDFKTTRRFYEDGAVLLGEEAGLLADTLIGLNAIDFSFCLKGEALDGYPAVIDYTPYLKFTQSSDSISSDEEEMRTLGSSGSDASTPESNMAASLHTDLSSWYSKCKRVEQKYRVVLEQKGYLEELVRLREAQLSESVSQNKALLQRFTEADLSHKLEKEQLEFIILELQDQLRTVLKNHDLRSRQELTSHLTNQWPSPGTLDTNAVALDTLLYQKHSGQWDEKSFQSLDQLSADMSLSQMSLDPGHTHTHSLDGKAGLTHWHREGKEDTPSLRGLCGSLTSVASYKSLASLKSSEYLASPITDMTSPGLTPS is encoded by the exons ATGGCATCTTTAAGCTTGGGGCTTAGCGGAGCCCGTAAAAAAGCCGCTGCGAGAAACGGAGCTGTGGAGAGACGGAATTTAATAATGGTTTGCAG GTTCTCGGTGAAAACGCTGATTGATCGCTCCTGCTTTGAGACAATAGACGACACATCTCCGGAGTTCATAAACTTTGTCTCCATTTTGGAGCAGATCCTCAGTCATCGTCTCAAAG GTCAGATCAGCTGGTTTGGCTATGAGAGTCCGCGGAGTTTCTGGGACTATGTGCGTGTGGCCTGCGGTAAAGTGTCTCACAGCTGCATCCACAGCATCGAGAGCATGGAGAACGCACGCAGTTCCAGAGCCAAG GGCCGTGCATGGATCAGAGTTGCCTTGATGGAGAAACGTCTGTCAGAATATATTTCTTCCGCCTTGAGAGACTTCAAAACCACAAG GAGGTTTTACGAAGATGGGGCAGTATTGCTGGGGGAGGAAGCAGGGTTGCTAGCAGATACTCTCATTGGTTTAAACGCTATTGATTtcag TTTCTGTCTGAAGGGGGAGGCTCTGGATGGATACCCTGCCGTCATCGACTACACACCATACCTCAAGTTCACACAAAG ctcAGACAGCATCAGCAGTGATGAGGAGGAGATGCGAACTCTGGGCAGCAGTGGCAGTGATGCCAGCACTCCTGAATCCAACATGGCCGCCAGCCTACACACAGATCTGAGCAGCTGGTACAGCAAGTGCAAGAGAGTTGAGCAGAAATACCGAGTGGTGCTGGaacagaag GGTTACCTGGAGGAGCTGGTGCGTTTGAGGGAGGCCCAGCTCTCAGAGTCAGTCTCCCAGAACAAAGCTCTGCTGCAGCGCTTCACTGAGGCCGACCTGAGCCACAAACTGGAGAAAGAGCAGCTGGAGTTTATCATCCTGGAGCTGCAGGACCAAct CAGGACTGTACTGAAGAACCATGACCTCCGCTCCAGGCAGGAGCTCACTTCCCACCTGACCAACCAGTGGCCCTCCCCTGGCACCCTGGACACCAACGCAGTGGCCTTGGACACGCTACTCTACCAGAAACACTCAGGACAGTGGGATGA GAAGAGCTTTCAGAGTCTGGACCAGCTGTCTGCTGATATGAGCCTGTCTCAGATGTCTCTGGACccaggacatacacacacacacagtcttgatGGCAAGGCAGGACTCACACACTGG CACAGAGAAG GTAAAGAAGACACACCATCTCTGAGAGGTTTGTGTGGATCTCTAACATCAGTAGCCAGCTACAAGTCTTTGGCCAGTTTGAAGTCCAGCGAGTATCTGGCAAGCCCCATCACAGATATGACCAGTCCAGGACTTACTCCATCCTaa
- the slc25a40 gene encoding LOW QUALITY PROTEIN: solute carrier family 25 member 40 (The sequence of the model RefSeq protein was modified relative to this genomic sequence to represent the inferred CDS: deleted 4 bases in 3 codons), producing the protein MESRHCEMTSPRSQASVDSITPLQQMMASCSGALLTSLFVTPLDVIKIRLQAQRSPFPKGKCFVYCNGLMDHICVCENGNGKAWYKPRGHFNGTLDAFIKIVRTEGFKSLWSGLPPTLVMAVPATVIYFTCYDQLCSALRFHMNDQADKAPLLAGALARVGSATLISPLELIRTKLQSERQSYRELSAPFAQVVRAEGWLTLWRGLGPTLLRDVPFSALYWYNYEKGKAWLCRSSGSREPTFSITFIAGAVSGSIASVVTLPFDVVKTRRQVELGELQARNLMARASSSTYSVMKRIVTENGIRGLFVGFTPRLIKVAPACAIMISVYEFGKAAFRKRNQQRRGPTALQNSST; encoded by the exons ATGGAATCAAG ACACTGTGAGATGACCTCTCCGAGATCCCAGGCGTCTGTGGACAGCATAACGCCGTTGCAGCAGATGATGGCCTCTTGCTCCGGGGCTCTCCTTACATCACTGTTTG TAACTCCTCTAGATGTCATAAAGATCAGACTCCAGGCACAGAGAAGCCCTTTCCCCAAAG GAAAGTGCTTTGTGTACTGCAACGGCCTGATGGATCACATCTGCGTGTGTGAGAATGGGAATGGAAAGGCGTGGTATAAACCTCGCGGACATTTTAATGGCACCCTG GACGCCTTTATTAAGATCGTGCGCACGGAAGGGTTCAAGTCGCTGTGGAGTGGCCTCCCCCCCACCCT GGTGATGGCAGTGCCAGCCACGGTGATTTACTTCACCTGCTACGACCAGCTCTGCTCCGCCCTCCGCTTCCATATGAACGATCAG GCAGACAAGGCGCCGCTATTGGCCGGC GCGCTCGCCAGAG TGGGATCTGCTACTTTGATCAGCCCTTTAGAGCTGATCCGCACTAAACTGCAGTCGGAGAGGCAGTCGTACAGGGAGCTGAGTGCC CCGTTTGCTCAGGTGGTCCGTGCTGAAGGCTGGCTCACTCTCTGGAGGGGCTTGGGACCCACATTGCTCAGGGATGTGCCATTctcag CTTTGTACTGGTATAACTACGAGAAGGGCAAAGCCTGGCTGTGTCGGTCCAGCGGGAGCAGAGAGCCAACGTTCTCCATCACCTTCATCGCAGGAGCCGTGTCCGGCTCT ATTGCATCAGTTGTCACGCTGCCGTTCGACGTGGTCAAGACCAGGAGACAAGTGGAGCTGGGTGAACTGCAGGCCCGGAATT tgaTGGCTAGAGCCTCTTCTTCAACGTATTCTGTGATGAAAAGGATTGTGACAGAAAACGGTATCAGAGGACTCTTTGTGG GTTTCACGCCGCGGCTGATAAAGGTGGCTCCAGCCTGTGCCATAATGATCAGCGTCTACGAGTTCGGAAAGGCTGCCTTCCGCAAGCGCAATCAGCAAAGACGCGGGCCGACCGCTCTCCAGAACAGCAGCACCTGA
- the dbf4 gene encoding LOW QUALITY PROTEIN: protein DBF4 homolog A (The sequence of the model RefSeq protein was modified relative to this genomic sequence to represent the inferred CDS: deleted 3 bases in 2 codons) yields MHHQSFAKPAFKDSKLDNDVHKTAASKNKLQPACDPLRTSPLTGRIFYLDLPCNKRSLTLESDIKSLGGTVEKFFSKEIRYLVSGKPEARHVQRLAQDSPVPSPDSGLSSPLPGSKRDSLGPRGSSLGPADTVLVSRGKTLVEKVVKEQERFHINRILASAYEWGVKILYVDDVISYVDKKKSKLPKMSTVNHTAKKAAKLETSEGFQKCRAGRISRPFVKVEDSSRQYRPIYLPMPNMPMCNLKSAAPCCPFLVEETCKDSHRGKVKERGSCVDRRARGRRERRRGHEDRRKGGYCECCMVKYEGLKAHLQSEQHLAFSKSEEYLVVDKVISGLTCDLIRIRTPRQRAKFSVSSPLLAPGVAMGRDGAAESDGEEATDGSSLCSSPNAELRSSEEPLPARKRCREPAKDPGEDQAGQSDTLEKSSSKRRSFEWASSSKAAWQKAFGTSLSSTRPACSSDSQEKDIRPLEINSKLRNSWSAPPACRDVGTLRSFATKQNLRSAWCPPGAKTLQGAQHSNEVSEQCAVSHPDIQTAQIPILDIIECSQLSTDRLPNSCHGPIRTEQSVDISHGPDTVERPSSSREHDPSCMDSLSQTLQRKVRDSRSRRRVSAEVPQGLTTKHVESLSAKPCSTASQSQSPSASDLDLRHLFQSSDNVEENDFKGFSN; encoded by the exons ATGCATCACCAGAGCTTTGCGAAGCCAGCatttaaag ACTCAAAACTGGATAACGACGTGCACAAGACAGCTGCATCCAAAAATAAACTGCAACCAGCATGTGATCCTCTTCGG ACAAGCCCCTTGACGGGGCGAATATTTTATTTGGATTTACCATGTAATAAACGAAGCCTAACTTTGGAAAGTGATATCAAGAGCCTTGGAGGA ACGGTGGAAAAGTTTTTCAGTAAAGAAATCCGATACTTGGTTTCTGGGAAGCCTGAAGCTCGCCATGTGCAGCGGCTGGCTCAGGACTCGCCGGTACCCAGT CCGGATTCAGGCCTCAGCTCCCCCCTTCCGGGCAGCAAGAGGGACAGTCTGGGCCCCAGGGGCAGCTCACTGGGACCAGCTGACACT GTCCTTGTGAGCAGAGGGAAAACATTAGTGGAGAAAGTCGTTAAGGAACAA GAACGGTTTCATATTAACCGAATCTTGGCCAGTGCATACGAATGGGGTGTTAAAATTCTCTACGTTGATG ATGTCATTTCTTACGTTGATAAGAAGAAAAGCAAACTCCCCAAGATGAGCACAGTGAATCACACAGCGAAGAAAGCT GCCAAACTTGAGACCTCAGAGGGATTTCAGAAATGCAGAG CTGGTCGAATCAGTCGTCCCTTTGTTAAAGTGGAGGACTCCAGCAG ACAGTACCGTCCTATATATCTACCAATGCCCAACATGCCCATGTGTAACCTCAAatctgctgccccctgctgtccaTTCTTGGTGGAAGAAACCTGTAAAGACTCCCATAGAGGAAAAGTGAAAGAGCGAGG GTCCTGTGTAGATCGACGGGCaaggggcaggagagagagacgccGAGGCCATGAAGATCGGAGGAAAGGGGGTTATTGTGAATGCTGCATGGTCAAATATGAGGGCCTCAAAGCC CACCTGCAGAGTGAGCAGCATCTGGCTTTCTCTAAGAGTGAGGAATATCTGGTAGTGGACAAAGTTATCTCAGGACTCACCTGTGACCTCATACGCATCAGGACCCCAAGGCAAAG GGCGAAGTTCAGTGTCTCGTCCCCGCTCCTGGCCCCAGGGGTAGCCATGGGGAGAGACGGAGCTGCGGAAAGCGATGGCGAGGAGGCGACTGACGGGTCCTCACTTTGCTCCTCTCCCAACGCGGAGCTTAGAAGCAGCGAAGAGCCCCTGCCAGCCCGCAAACGCTGCAGAGAGCCGGCCAAGGATCCAGGGGAGGACCAAGCTGGGCAGTCAGACACGCTGGAGAAATCCAGCTCCAAGCGCAGGTCATTTGAGTGGGCATCCAGCTCTAAAGCCGCCTGGCAGAAGGCATTTGGTACGTCGCTGTCCAGCACAAGACCAGCATGTTCCTCTGACTCCCAGGAGAAGGACATCAGACCATTGGAAATTAATTCAAAACTAAGGAATTCATGGAGTGCACCACCTGCTTGCAGAGATGTTGGAACTTTAAGATCCTTCGCTACAAAGCAAAATTTGAGAAGTGCCTGGTGTCCACCAGGTGCAAAGACCTTACAAGGAGCTCAGCATTCTAACGAGGTATCGGAACAGTGTGCTGTTAGCCATCCAGACATTCAGACTGCACAAATACCAATTTTGGATATCATAGAGTGTTCACAACTCTCTACAGACAGACTCCCCAATTCATGTCATGGGCCAATCAGAACTGAGCAGTCTGTTGACATAAGCCATGGGCCTGACACAGTTGAAAGGCCCTCGTCCAGCAGAGAACATGATCCAAGCTGTATGGACAGTCTGTCTCAAACATTACAGAGGAAAGTGCGTGACTCAAGGAGTAGGCGGAGAGTTTCAGCAGAGGTTCCTCAGGGTCTCACCACTAAACATGTAGAATCACTGAGTGCGAAGCCGTGCAGCACAGCTTCCCAGTCCCAGAGCCCTTCGGCCTCCGACTTGGACTTGCGTCATCTCTTCCAGTCCAGTGATAATGTGGAGGAAAATGATTTTAAGGGCTTCAGCAATTAG